The following coding sequences are from one Gopherus flavomarginatus isolate rGopFla2 chromosome 21, rGopFla2.mat.asm, whole genome shotgun sequence window:
- the LOC127038891 gene encoding kelch-like protein 6, producing the protein MVMEEDDTEEAPKPLGHYIREGLKQLYQEQQLCDATIVAEGKRFPCHRMLLAAVNPYFRAMFVSSFKESQDGEVLLQDMAPSTVQTILQYLYTEKISVTSETAQAVFIAASRLQILPLLEICSRFLLEQVSLENCLVLYELGYAHGEQALLRVAMRQISLNFRHLSLEDKSFLHLKPSTLISIISSDSLVVSSEIVVYRAVRRWMKFQTSNRRPFLSKIMRHVRFPLLTQEELQEVQLESAHCGDMRLRWKRLNRQERLRECGGLRQGMYHKCIVCVDLFNMEGPELKTKDFQVGCFDPQTEKWEKMTPLKCLYCARCLAVADKLYVTGGVHTDDSYSDTLHEYSSFRGRWTQLPSMSMPRASHGFLNCSQKLYAVGGWCRYEDYLDSAECFDLMAKTWTPISRLPYSLSHFAATVLKNKLYLIGGVTDKLGSWYVSRKVLIYKVSSNVWTQVLLEAECYWSGAVSMNNGIYVIGGYFRSRVRHHNERWPDSGNLHCSRKCFFLDEDGRVDKDVVIPKLPVQIAGAGVVRWKKRIYVLGGENTYLYNNHDGENEEEYYNTIYYWEPGDHRWTQCLERLPFSNWGISGFGCATLKLPKKTILSLFRKTAVALTAVELAER; encoded by the exons ATGGTCATGGAGGAAGATGACACAGAAGAGGCACCTAAACCACTGGGACACTATATTCGAGAGG GTTTGAAGCAGCTATACCAGGAGCAGCAACTGTGTGATGCCACCATAGTGGCTGAAGGAAAGAGGTTCCCATGTCACAG gaTGCTGCTGGCTGCAGTCAATCCCTACTTTCGAGCCATGTTTGTCAGCTCCTTCAAAGAATCCCAGGATGGAGAAGTTCTGCTGCAGGACATGGCCCCCTCCACTGTGCAAACCATCCTACAGTATCTGTACACGGAGAAGATATCAGTGACttcagagacagcccaggctgtgtTCATAGCTGCCAGCAGGCTTCAGATCCTCCCTCTGCTGGAGATCTGCTCCAG ATTTCTTCTTGAACAAGTTTCCCTTGAGAATTGCCTTGTGCTTTATGAACTGGGTTATGCCCATGGCGAACAAGCTCTGCTCCGAGTAGCCATGAGACAGATCAGCCTGAACTTTAGGCACCTCTCTCTGGAGGACAAAAGCTTCCTACATCTGAAACCCAGCACTTTGATTAGCATCATCTCCTCAGACAGCCTGGTGGTCTCTTCTGAGATAGTTGTCTACCGGGCAGTGCGACGCTGGATGAAATTTCAAACTTCCAACCGCCGTCCGTTCCTGAGTAAGATAATGAGGCATGTCCGCTTTCCACTCCTTACCCAGGAAGAGCTCCAAGAGGTCCAATTAGAATCAGCACATTGCGGGGACATGCGGTTGCGATGGAAGCGTCTCAACAGACAAGAGAGGTTGCGGGAGTGTGGAGGTCTTAGACAGGGCATGTACCACAAGTGTATTGTGTGCGTGGACCTGTTCAACATGGAGGGCCCAGAGCTGAAAACGAAGGATTTTCAGGTAGGCTGTTTTGACCCCCAGACAGAAAAGTGGGAAAAAATGACGCCTTTGAAATGCCTGTACTGTGCTCGCTGCCTGGCAGTGGCAGATAAGCTCTACGTAACCGGAGGTGTGCACACAGATGACTCTTATTCAGATACTCTCCATGAGTACAGCTCTTTCAGAGGCCGGTGGACACAACTCCCTTCCATGTCAATGCCCCGTGCTTCACATGGGTTTCTAAACTGCAGCCAGAAGCTTTATGCTGTGGGGGGCTGGTGCAGGTATGAAGATTATCTCGATTCTGCAGAGTGCTTTGACTTGATGGCGAAGACCTGGACTCCCATCTCTCGGCTGCCATACAGTCTGAGCCATTTTGCCGCCACAgtgcttaaaaataaattgtaCCTGATAGGTGGCGTGACAGACAAACTGGGCTCTTGGTATGTTTCCAGGAAGGTTTTAATCTACAAAGTTAGCTCCAATGTGTGGACGCAGGTGCTTCTGGAAGCAGAGTGCTACTGGTCGGGAGCTGTCTCCATGAATAATGGGATATATGTTATTGGTGGGTATTTTAGGAGCAGAGTGAGACATCATAATGAGAGATGGCCTGATTCAGGAAACCTGCATTGCAGTCGAAAGTGTTTCTTCCTGGACGAAGATGGAAGAGTGGACAAGGATGTCGTGATCCCAAAGTTGCCAGTTcaaattgctggtgctggtgtgGTGCGCTGGAAGAAGAGGATCTACGTGCTGGGTGGCgaaaatacatatttatataaTAACCACGATGGTGAAAATGAAGAGGAATATTACAACACAATTTACTATTGGGAACCTGGAGACCACAGATGGACTCAGTGTCTGGAAAGACTCCCTTTCAGCAACTGGGGAATCAGCGGATTTGGATGTGCAACGCTGAAGTTACCCAAAAAAACTATTCTGTCTCTTTTTCGAAAGACAGCTGTAGCCCTGACAGCTGTTGAGTTAGCAGAGAGATAG